One window from the genome of Paraneptunicella aestuarii encodes:
- a CDS encoding glycosyltransferase family 9 protein, whose translation MTHLAIGDYYYQRTYLAELQRQYPHLNIDIWIDDCRSRPKSWHAGRNKTLCQWLETEEHIHDIYPIAGSKEERNKLIKKAQEQDYDIIVFMARVRSENFAQIARKISAKAFIVGTKTQPMKKWLKKALAFRKLDAYIRLDDEDSSSESRGHINQVYRENFQNLFGLQIAEDIQVKELIVPQEHLEQMNGWLSNLKSRHQEALELTVPTRVVLINHLSTNHRRDLPWDTLAELLAKINKSHPECLYILNVPPAELENIQDQVELAPELVNLNIEVFTATNHFFQLPALIQLSDMVLTVETAIMHLASGLGVPQVVLMRKAAAHWCPAHASQVIYGASRVSDIPLEEIAQAMESLLHSLDE comes from the coding sequence ATGACTCACTTAGCCATTGGTGATTACTACTACCAACGTACTTATTTAGCAGAGTTGCAGCGCCAATATCCTCATTTAAACATTGATATCTGGATCGATGATTGTCGTTCACGTCCTAAATCTTGGCACGCCGGACGCAATAAAACCTTATGCCAATGGCTGGAAACAGAAGAGCATATTCACGATATTTACCCCATTGCTGGCAGTAAGGAAGAACGCAATAAGCTGATTAAAAAAGCGCAGGAACAAGATTACGACATCATCGTATTTATGGCGCGAGTGCGTTCTGAGAACTTCGCGCAAATTGCACGTAAAATTTCAGCAAAGGCGTTTATCGTGGGAACCAAAACTCAACCCATGAAAAAATGGCTGAAAAAAGCCCTCGCCTTTCGAAAATTGGATGCTTATATCAGGCTTGATGATGAAGACAGCTCTAGCGAATCCAGAGGCCATATAAATCAGGTTTATCGAGAAAATTTTCAAAACTTGTTCGGCTTACAAATCGCCGAAGATATTCAGGTAAAGGAACTGATTGTTCCCCAAGAACATCTGGAACAAATGAATGGCTGGCTATCAAACTTAAAATCCAGGCATCAGGAAGCATTAGAACTCACCGTTCCAACGCGCGTTGTACTGATTAACCACTTATCCACCAATCATCGCCGCGACCTTCCCTGGGACACACTGGCTGAGCTACTAGCAAAGATAAACAAAAGCCATCCTGAATGCCTGTACATACTCAATGTTCCACCAGCAGAACTGGAAAACATTCAGGATCAGGTAGAACTCGCTCCCGAGCTCGTCAACCTCAATATCGAGGTGTTCACCGCCACGAATCACTTTTTCCAACTGCCAGCCCTTATTCAGCTCAGTGATATGGTGCTCACGGTAGAAACCGCGATTATGCATTTGGCGTCTGGGCTTGGTGTACCGCAAGTGGTGCTAATGCGAAAAGCTGCCGCACACTGGTGCCCAGCCCATGCAAGTCAGGTTATTTACGGTGCATCGCGAGTTAGCGATATTCCATTAGAAGAAATAGCACAGGCGATGGAAAGCCTGCTACATTCACTAGATGAATAA
- the coaD gene encoding pantetheine-phosphate adenylyltransferase produces MNNKAIYPGTFDPVTNGHADLIERAAKLFDHVTVGIASNPSKQPLFTLEERVDLIKKITGHLDNVEVIGFKGLLADFAKEQNANILIRGLRAVSDFEYEFQLANMNRRLNRALESVFLTPAEENSFISSTLVKEVAMHRGRVNEFCHPIVEQALLNKFAERAAKEQKK; encoded by the coding sequence ATGAACAATAAAGCGATATATCCCGGCACTTTTGATCCCGTTACTAACGGTCATGCAGACCTTATAGAACGTGCCGCAAAACTCTTTGATCACGTTACCGTAGGCATTGCGTCTAACCCTAGCAAACAACCTCTTTTTACTCTTGAAGAACGAGTCGATTTAATCAAAAAAATCACCGGACATCTGGATAACGTTGAAGTTATCGGATTCAAAGGTCTTCTTGCGGATTTCGCTAAAGAGCAAAATGCCAACATTCTTATTCGTGGCCTTCGCGCAGTATCGGATTTCGAGTATGAATTCCAGCTCGCCAACATGAATCGCCGTTTGAATAGAGCATTGGAAAGCGTTTTTCTAACACCAGCCGAAGAGAATTCCTTTATTTCTTCAACGCTGGTTAAAGAAGTGGCAATGCATCGAGGCCGAGTGAATGAATTCTGTCACCCGATTGTAGAGCAAGCGCTACTCAACAAGTTCGCCGAACGCGCAGCAAAAGAACAGAAAAAGTAA
- a CDS encoding capsule assembly Wzi family protein codes for MQRTILASLIATSALLSSNTMAQGISPYLPLNMAPEIEAQIERAMALTPSAPLTKPYKAKELLDRIQLIKESHPELYRRLSSYLARYKKTVVVNHLAADLSLSNSTKKSMPNQRGVSVDNSYTLSGSGYAFVNPYLYGSLGAQYSDDEGFTHTNTHVGFGFEYAQVEIGYREHWFSPFQDGAMLVSTNAKPETSITISNTTPITDWDFRYEIFYSKLAKVEGIRLGDEVFPGTPRHAGIHLSFAPLDNWTIGFNRTMQFGGGKREVGFRDILEAIFNPAGKDNVDGSDGTDPNYEFGNQQASITSKLNVNWGMPLSLYAEYGGEDTTNRSNFSLGNATMSFGVYAPFVTKDMSLRYEFSDWSSRWYVHHLYQQGYTNNGNVLGHWGGDNRLFGDDTPANTHSINLNWDIADNQLLDVTLRAIHNKDNTRFNYQNAYELQAEYSYATSNGFYGVGIYAGKDVFGDSFSKLSGYYRW; via the coding sequence ATGCAAAGAACAATTCTGGCTTCTTTAATTGCAACCTCGGCATTACTTTCAAGCAACACAATGGCGCAAGGGATCTCTCCCTATTTACCGTTAAATATGGCGCCCGAAATAGAAGCGCAGATCGAACGGGCAATGGCTCTCACACCAAGCGCCCCTTTGACCAAACCCTATAAAGCCAAAGAGCTGCTGGACAGGATCCAGTTAATTAAAGAATCACACCCAGAATTATATCGACGCTTAAGCAGCTATCTAGCCCGCTATAAAAAGACCGTGGTGGTCAATCATTTGGCAGCAGATCTGTCATTAAGCAACAGTACCAAGAAATCCATGCCTAACCAACGTGGCGTGAGCGTTGATAACAGCTACACCCTCAGTGGCAGTGGATACGCATTTGTTAACCCTTATTTATATGGCTCGCTTGGTGCGCAATATTCTGACGATGAAGGCTTTACTCACACCAATACTCATGTCGGTTTTGGTTTTGAATATGCACAAGTAGAAATTGGCTATCGTGAACATTGGTTTTCTCCCTTTCAGGATGGAGCCATGTTGGTCAGTACCAATGCCAAGCCCGAAACATCCATTACTATCAGCAATACCACCCCCATCACTGACTGGGATTTTCGCTACGAAATTTTCTACAGCAAGTTAGCGAAAGTAGAAGGCATTAGATTGGGCGATGAAGTCTTTCCCGGCACCCCAAGGCACGCGGGTATTCACCTGAGTTTTGCTCCATTGGATAACTGGACTATCGGCTTCAACCGTACCATGCAGTTTGGTGGCGGCAAACGCGAAGTGGGTTTCCGTGATATTTTGGAAGCCATCTTCAACCCGGCAGGTAAAGACAACGTAGACGGTTCTGATGGCACAGATCCTAATTACGAATTCGGTAATCAGCAGGCATCCATCACTTCAAAACTCAATGTAAATTGGGGAATGCCGCTATCGCTTTATGCCGAATATGGCGGAGAAGACACCACAAACCGCAGTAACTTCAGCTTGGGTAACGCCACAATGTCGTTTGGAGTTTATGCACCATTCGTAACCAAAGATATGTCATTGCGTTATGAATTTTCTGATTGGTCAAGCCGTTGGTATGTGCACCATCTTTATCAACAAGGCTATACCAACAACGGCAATGTGCTTGGGCATTGGGGTGGAGATAACCGCCTATTCGGCGACGATACACCAGCGAACACACACAGCATCAATCTAAACTGGGATATCGCAGACAATCAGCTATTGGATGTGACTTTGCGAGCGATTCATAACAAAGATAACACCCGTTTCAATTACCAGAATGCCTATGAACTACAAGCGGAATATAGTTATGCCACATCCAATGGATTTTATGGCGTAGGTATTTATGCGGGCAAAGATGTGTTTGGTGACTCGTTCAGTAAACTATCAGGTTATTATCGTTGGTAA
- a CDS encoding metallophosphoesterase family protein, whose translation MRNLWSAVVHDVGIDYANVWIGTLYPDLRKPDKVVIELLDERDNVLQIKEILKEEWLRPFRHLPQRFYQIISFTELNAVTRYRARVMEYSNVETSRPYLIEAQFDTLGHSLNDYPEGLNIAIGSCFSEQYDGGSVSRSYEALYNAGIADKSPHFTILMGDQVYLDVGLDSLSMETREIRERIARDYAQHWNALSGVLRNGGTWFLSDDHEFWNNYPFYKSLNPFTQALRIDKVRNIWTQTSRDGVHNIQNLKPVRTINLGDDLSVCMADFRSLRTEKKLLPGQYFKLILDWLAELKSPGVLVISQPLIDAVGEGEERRVTNYEQYDQLLRAIASAPHDVLILAGDLHCGRIASFQFEPKREGQTVGRVMHEVVASPLSNLSGPTSGIACRTMSKSSRPSTFPPRPISGIKTDKVIYPKNWIVSTEFSLRDIRYLKTRTKEHFTTLNFLKTEQGIEVRVRPWRVRETVKSTGLPKQDFPEPVVLRMS comes from the coding sequence ATGAGGAATTTATGGAGTGCAGTCGTGCACGATGTTGGGATCGATTATGCGAATGTATGGATTGGCACGCTATACCCAGATTTGCGCAAACCAGATAAAGTAGTGATTGAGTTACTGGATGAACGCGACAACGTATTGCAAATTAAAGAAATACTAAAAGAAGAATGGCTACGTCCATTTCGACATTTACCTCAACGTTTTTATCAAATTATTTCCTTCACTGAACTAAATGCCGTCACGCGATATCGAGCGCGAGTGATGGAATATTCCAATGTGGAAACATCGCGTCCTTATTTAATAGAAGCTCAATTTGACACACTTGGCCATTCACTTAACGATTATCCGGAAGGGTTAAATATCGCGATAGGTAGCTGTTTCTCAGAGCAATACGACGGAGGTTCAGTCTCGCGTTCTTATGAAGCGTTATACAATGCTGGAATTGCAGATAAAAGCCCCCACTTCACGATTTTAATGGGTGATCAGGTGTATCTGGATGTAGGATTGGATTCTCTTAGTATGGAAACACGGGAAATCAGAGAGCGTATCGCTCGCGATTATGCGCAGCATTGGAATGCCTTAAGTGGCGTGCTCCGCAACGGTGGCACCTGGTTTTTGTCAGATGACCATGAATTTTGGAATAACTACCCTTTTTATAAAAGCTTAAATCCCTTTACGCAGGCCTTAAGAATCGACAAGGTTCGTAATATCTGGACGCAAACGTCTCGCGATGGTGTGCATAATATTCAGAATTTAAAACCCGTTCGAACCATAAATCTTGGCGATGATTTGTCTGTATGTATGGCTGATTTTCGTAGCCTGCGCACAGAAAAAAAACTGCTACCTGGTCAGTATTTCAAATTGATCCTGGATTGGCTTGCTGAGTTAAAAAGTCCGGGTGTATTGGTTATTTCTCAGCCTTTGATCGACGCTGTTGGTGAGGGGGAAGAACGCAGAGTTACGAATTATGAACAATACGATCAACTGCTCAGAGCCATTGCCAGTGCGCCACACGATGTATTAATTTTGGCGGGCGATCTTCATTGTGGGCGTATCGCCTCATTCCAGTTTGAACCCAAACGTGAAGGCCAAACAGTAGGTCGAGTAATGCACGAAGTCGTAGCATCGCCTCTTTCTAACTTAAGCGGGCCTACCAGTGGCATAGCGTGTCGAACCATGTCGAAATCCAGTCGCCCGAGCACTTTTCCACCAAGGCCAATTTCAGGTATTAAAACGGATAAGGTGATTTATCCTAAAAACTGGATTGTTTCTACCGAGTTTAGCTTGCGTGATATTCGCTATTTGAAAACGCGCACCAAAGAGCACTTTACCACGCTGAATTTCCTTAAAACTGAGCAGGGTATTGAAGTTCGCGTTCGCCCCTGGCGAGTGAGGGAAACCGTGAAAAGCACAGGTTTACCAAAACAAGACTTTCCTGAACCGGTTGTTTTGCGGATGAGTTAG
- a CDS encoding glycosyltransferase family 9 protein, which translates to MQTAQPKNILIIRLSAIGDVVMASGLLPSLHALYPEAKISWLTEPATASLLRDHSLLEQVIVWDKAAWKKRWKSGEKLGVLKDVLAFRRQLKQANFDLVLDTQGLLKSGIWAWMSGAKRRVGLGSKEGSQHLMTEVTPRDDGAIISSEYRGLVKYLGADDAFVEQHYKMSLNQFSDSDPLAEFKASKLSAEQASQFSDYIVLCPYTTRPQKHWFDHHWIELAKQLESKYQLPCLVLGGPPDKPLAEKLVAQMPNAFNLAGETSLMASNQVISNARFVVGVDTGITHMGIMHNVPTVTIFGSTCPYSQAPNTKVLYLNKPCSPCRRRPTCGGSFDCLLEITPDMVIEALAQLELTIFQQSPCSNH; encoded by the coding sequence ATGCAGACTGCACAACCAAAGAATATTTTGATCATCCGACTGAGTGCCATTGGCGATGTGGTGATGGCGTCAGGCTTATTGCCTTCGTTACATGCCTTATATCCCGAAGCTAAAATCAGTTGGTTGACTGAGCCTGCCACAGCCAGCTTACTGCGTGATCATTCTTTGTTGGAACAAGTCATTGTTTGGGATAAAGCGGCTTGGAAAAAGCGTTGGAAAAGTGGTGAAAAGCTCGGTGTTTTAAAAGATGTGTTAGCGTTTCGTCGTCAACTCAAACAAGCCAACTTTGATTTGGTGTTAGACACGCAAGGCTTATTGAAGAGTGGCATTTGGGCGTGGATGTCGGGCGCGAAAAGACGCGTTGGTTTGGGCAGCAAGGAAGGTAGTCAGCACTTGATGACAGAGGTCACACCAAGAGACGATGGTGCCATTATCAGTTCCGAGTATCGAGGTTTGGTGAAATACCTTGGCGCTGATGACGCCTTTGTTGAACAGCATTACAAGATGTCGTTGAATCAGTTCAGCGACAGCGACCCTCTTGCCGAATTTAAAGCTTCTAAATTAAGCGCTGAACAAGCTTCTCAGTTTTCCGATTATATAGTGTTGTGCCCTTACACCACTCGTCCGCAAAAGCATTGGTTTGATCATCATTGGATTGAGTTAGCAAAACAACTAGAAAGTAAGTACCAACTACCCTGTTTGGTGCTTGGCGGGCCTCCAGATAAACCGCTTGCTGAAAAGCTGGTGGCGCAGATGCCAAATGCCTTTAATCTGGCCGGGGAAACTTCCTTGATGGCGTCAAATCAGGTTATCAGTAACGCTCGTTTTGTGGTGGGTGTTGATACCGGTATTACTCACATGGGCATCATGCATAATGTACCAACCGTGACGATTTTCGGTTCCACTTGCCCTTATTCTCAAGCACCGAACACCAAAGTGTTGTACTTGAATAAGCCCTGCTCGCCTTGCCGCCGTCGCCCTACTTGTGGTGGCAGCTTTGACTGTTTGCTGGAGATTACGCCTGACATGGTTATCGAAGCATTAGCGCAGCTTGAGCTGACTATTTTTCAGCAATCACCTTGCAGCAACCACTGA
- the mutM gene encoding bifunctional DNA-formamidopyrimidine glycosylase/DNA-(apurinic or apyrimidinic site) lyase: MPELPEVETTKNGVRPHVLNKVVSKVVVRQPSLRWPVPSDLAQLINNATLKNVERRAKYLLCHFEGEHNGTVMIHLGMSGNLRIVASEAPVQKHDHVDIVFQDGTTLRYCDPRRFGCVLWLGEKPYEHSLLSGLGPEPLTDEFNAEYLWQLSRNKKTAVKQFVMDQKVVTGIGNIYATEALFTAGIRPNKEAGKVSRASYDKFVQASKTILERAIAQGGTTLKDFVGGDGKPGYFAQQLLVYGKKGEECPKCASVLKEIKLSNRSSVYCPKCQG, from the coding sequence ATGCCTGAACTTCCAGAAGTCGAGACCACCAAAAACGGTGTGCGTCCTCATGTGTTAAATAAAGTTGTGAGCAAGGTTGTTGTACGCCAACCATCGCTACGCTGGCCTGTTCCTTCTGACCTGGCACAGTTAATCAACAATGCCACGCTAAAGAATGTGGAGCGCAGAGCCAAATATCTGCTTTGTCACTTTGAAGGTGAACATAATGGCACTGTGATGATTCACTTGGGCATGTCGGGCAATCTGAGAATTGTTGCCTCCGAGGCGCCAGTGCAAAAACACGATCACGTAGACATCGTATTTCAAGACGGGACGACATTGCGCTACTGCGACCCCCGACGTTTTGGCTGTGTGCTATGGCTTGGAGAAAAGCCCTACGAACATTCACTGCTCAGCGGATTAGGCCCAGAACCACTCACCGACGAATTCAATGCTGAATACCTGTGGCAACTTTCACGTAATAAGAAAACGGCAGTAAAGCAGTTCGTAATGGATCAGAAAGTCGTCACTGGCATTGGCAACATCTACGCCACCGAAGCCTTATTTACAGCCGGCATCAGACCTAACAAAGAAGCAGGAAAAGTAAGCAGAGCCAGCTACGACAAGTTTGTACAAGCTTCCAAAACCATACTGGAACGCGCCATCGCACAAGGCGGCACAACATTGAAGGACTTCGTTGGCGGTGACGGCAAACCCGGCTATTTTGCCCAACAGCTATTGGTGTATGGCAAAAAAGGCGAAGAATGCCCCAAGTGTGCAAGTGTGTTGAAAGAGATAAAGCTGTCTAACCGAAGCTCGGTTTATTGCCCTAAGTGTCAGGGGTGA
- a CDS encoding DUF2726 domain-containing protein has protein sequence MDLTIVLLALGFLVLLKLTSGKSSSKRNTNNFDVTGIKHKKREFLLTQNESKLLFALNKVLDNKYMIHCQTSVIALVDPVEFEHKKRAWSKRVDFVITDSRTRILAVIELDDASHNQLKRQERDAYLNAAMKPHHPLIRIPSRRFYDPKMLAELLQTKAGIQCRDQSDNPYRPKQNVASEKETASMN, from the coding sequence TTGGATTTGACAATTGTTCTGCTCGCCTTGGGATTTCTGGTTTTGCTTAAGTTAACGTCTGGAAAAAGTAGCTCTAAGAGAAATACTAATAATTTTGACGTAACTGGCATAAAACACAAAAAGCGTGAATTTTTATTGACGCAAAATGAGTCTAAGCTCTTGTTTGCTTTAAATAAAGTTCTCGATAACAAGTACATGATCCATTGCCAGACTTCGGTGATTGCGCTTGTTGACCCCGTGGAATTTGAACATAAGAAGAGAGCTTGGTCGAAACGTGTGGATTTTGTCATTACGGATAGTAGAACACGAATTCTTGCTGTTATTGAGTTGGATGATGCTTCTCATAATCAGCTCAAGCGTCAGGAACGTGATGCTTACCTCAATGCTGCGATGAAGCCGCATCATCCGCTTATTCGAATTCCATCCAGAAGATTTTATGATCCGAAAATGTTAGCGGAACTGCTGCAAACCAAAGCCGGAATTCAATGCCGTGATCAATCAGACAACCCATATCGTCCTAAGCAAAATGTGGCTAGTGAAAAAGAAACAGCCTCAATGAATTGA
- a CDS encoding cryptochrome/photolyase family protein, translating into MTDSQQATTLVWFRQDLRISDNPALLHACQTGKILPIYIYDDVNAGEWQNGSASDWWLHHSLMSLSTSLNDQLLVLRGDPKTLIPELVTQYQANQVVWNRCYEPWQRERDQLIKQHLKQSEIEAKSFNASLLWEPMNVLKKDGTPYRVFTPYYRKGCLMAAPPRMPVEAPDQINFMDSLKSHQEFAGSKGIEALKLLPQIPWDTTIAKIWSPGEQGAKDKLSVFIKDAATEYKAQRDFPAISGTSNLSPYLHFGEISINQVWYAIHSIHPGHAFENQGLDCYLSELGWREFSYYLLYHFPHLPEQNFQPKFDRFPWRSDSSALKAWQQGKTGIPIVDAGMRELWQTGYMHNRVRMIVASFLVKNLLIHWRDGEKWFWDCLLDADLASNSASWQWVAGSGADAAPYFRIFNPVSQGEKFDKDGEYVKTYCPELSKLPTKYIHKPWEAPESLLTASGLALGKDYPKPIVDLSASRKRALDAFAATKEE; encoded by the coding sequence ATGACTGACTCACAACAAGCAACAACACTGGTTTGGTTTAGACAAGATTTACGAATTTCCGACAACCCGGCGTTACTTCATGCCTGCCAAACAGGCAAGATTCTTCCGATATACATTTACGACGATGTGAATGCCGGAGAGTGGCAGAACGGCAGCGCTTCCGACTGGTGGCTGCATCATTCGCTGATGTCATTAAGTACCTCTTTAAATGACCAATTACTGGTGTTGCGAGGCGATCCGAAAACGCTTATTCCCGAATTAGTCACGCAGTATCAAGCGAATCAAGTGGTTTGGAACCGCTGCTATGAGCCCTGGCAGCGAGAACGAGACCAGCTCATTAAGCAACATCTCAAACAGTCAGAAATTGAAGCAAAAAGCTTTAACGCTTCCCTGCTTTGGGAACCCATGAATGTCCTGAAAAAAGACGGCACCCCCTACCGAGTCTTTACCCCTTATTATCGTAAAGGTTGCTTAATGGCTGCACCGCCACGCATGCCGGTAGAAGCACCGGACCAAATCAACTTCATGGATTCTCTAAAATCACATCAGGAATTTGCCGGAAGCAAAGGCATTGAAGCGTTAAAACTGTTACCGCAAATTCCGTGGGACACCACTATTGCAAAGATCTGGTCGCCGGGCGAACAAGGCGCAAAAGATAAGCTCAGCGTTTTTATCAAAGACGCAGCAACAGAATACAAAGCACAACGGGACTTTCCTGCGATATCAGGTACATCAAATTTGTCGCCTTACCTGCATTTCGGTGAGATTTCCATCAATCAGGTTTGGTACGCCATTCACAGCATTCATCCGGGACACGCTTTTGAAAACCAAGGGTTGGATTGCTACCTCTCAGAATTGGGATGGCGTGAGTTTTCCTACTATTTGCTATACCACTTCCCCCACTTGCCGGAACAAAACTTCCAGCCCAAATTCGACCGCTTCCCCTGGCGTTCCGATAGCTCGGCATTAAAAGCCTGGCAACAGGGTAAAACCGGCATTCCCATTGTCGATGCAGGAATGCGCGAGCTGTGGCAAACCGGATACATGCACAACCGGGTACGCATGATTGTCGCCTCGTTTTTGGTTAAGAATCTGCTTATTCACTGGCGAGATGGCGAGAAATGGTTTTGGGATTGCTTGTTAGATGCTGATTTGGCAAGTAATTCAGCCAGTTGGCAGTGGGTTGCGGGCTCGGGAGCCGATGCCGCCCCCTATTTCAGAATATTTAATCCTGTATCACAAGGTGAGAAATTCGATAAGGACGGAGAATACGTTAAAACCTATTGTCCCGAGCTATCAAAATTGCCAACAAAATACATCCATAAACCTTGGGAAGCACCTGAATCATTGCTAACCGCTAGCGGATTAGCTCTCGGAAAAGACTATCCCAAACCTATCGTGGATTTATCTGCGTCGAGAAAACGTGCTTTAGATGCCTTCGCTGCAACAAAGGAAGAATGA
- the waaA gene encoding lipid IV(A) 3-deoxy-D-manno-octulosonic acid transferase — MSGSSKFDQFSQYKAQSFRPSVANEVIRNLYSLLLILLLPLTLLVSLYKMVTRSKDYGQRLGERYGFLPAPKKPGGILLHCVSVGEVVAATTLVRSIWAIHPEMPFTITTTTPTGSQRVRETFGDKVNHYYLPYDFPIAMRNLLKQVQPEKLLITEVELWPNLIHCAWKQAIPVYIVNARLTDRSYRSYAKLGALFTPMLHKVTAVCAQGQRDFDNYLKLGAKQEQLVLTNNIKFDQPLTEDEKQKTAAFKAMLNTQERTVLIAGSTHEPEEQVMLETYLKLKPRFPDLLLLIVPRHPQRFSKVEQLVNKQGLQLLKLSEAQAVTPETDVLLADQMGVLKSLYGIADLAFVGGSIANKGGHNALEAAICGLPVIMGSYTYNNPVICDALAEADALRTAETSEQMIAALTPWLEDPILREKHGLAGKKVVADNSGAIASTLQVLNIQ, encoded by the coding sequence ATGTCCGGCAGCTCCAAATTTGATCAGTTCTCTCAGTATAAGGCGCAATCCTTTCGCCCCAGCGTCGCTAATGAAGTGATAAGAAACCTGTATTCCCTGCTGCTTATTCTCCTGCTACCGTTAACGCTTCTGGTGTCGTTATACAAAATGGTCACGCGATCGAAAGACTACGGACAAAGACTGGGTGAAAGATACGGTTTTCTGCCTGCACCAAAGAAACCCGGAGGCATTCTGTTGCACTGTGTATCTGTGGGTGAAGTGGTCGCTGCGACGACGTTGGTCAGAAGCATCTGGGCAATTCATCCCGAAATGCCATTTACCATTACCACAACAACACCAACAGGCTCACAACGTGTGCGAGAAACCTTTGGTGATAAGGTAAACCACTATTACCTGCCCTACGATTTCCCAATCGCGATGCGTAATTTACTAAAGCAAGTACAACCCGAAAAGCTGCTGATTACCGAAGTGGAACTATGGCCAAATCTGATCCATTGCGCGTGGAAACAAGCCATCCCGGTTTATATCGTGAATGCTCGACTTACTGATCGTTCTTATCGCTCTTACGCAAAACTTGGCGCTTTATTCACTCCTATGTTGCACAAAGTGACCGCTGTTTGCGCTCAAGGACAACGAGATTTCGACAACTACCTTAAGCTGGGAGCGAAGCAAGAACAATTAGTCTTAACCAATAATATAAAGTTCGACCAGCCCCTGACAGAAGATGAAAAACAAAAAACAGCAGCATTCAAAGCCATGCTCAACACGCAGGAACGTACCGTGCTTATTGCGGGCAGTACCCATGAACCCGAAGAGCAGGTAATGCTGGAGACTTATCTTAAGTTAAAACCTCGATTTCCTGACCTGCTATTGCTTATTGTTCCGCGACATCCACAACGGTTCAGTAAGGTTGAGCAACTGGTGAACAAACAAGGTTTACAGTTACTTAAACTCAGTGAAGCACAAGCCGTTACTCCCGAGACAGATGTTCTGTTGGCTGATCAAATGGGTGTGCTGAAATCGCTTTATGGCATTGCCGACCTCGCTTTTGTGGGCGGCAGCATCGCCAATAAAGGCGGGCATAATGCACTGGAAGCAGCGATATGCGGCCTGCCTGTAATCATGGGTAGTTATACCTACAATAACCCAGTGATATGTGATGCGCTGGCAGAAGCCGATGCGCTGCGCACGGCTGAAACGTCAGAACAAATGATTGCAGCGCTGACTCCCTGGTTGGAAGACCCTATTCTTCGTGAAAAGCATGGCTTGGCAGGTAAAAAGGTCGTTGCTGACAATAGTGGCGCAATTGCCAGCACGCTACAGGTGCTGAATATTCAATAA